One window of the Limisphaerales bacterium genome contains the following:
- a CDS encoding DUF1592 domain-containing protein, whose amino-acid sequence MASLIFHPRLRVFVCLLGFVLGGLSSVQAERPSPLQSYKTDILPLIQKHCVQCHGPEKQKGKFRIDTLGANLHEGESAGYWHEVLDQLNEGEMPPTDEKQLTQTELNRFTAWLESGLKQAAAKRSSTGGRQLMRRMSQYEYQYTLEDLLGGRLDYTAHIPGDLSGEDGLMTNAKHLGMSPVLMNGYMEVALMALDEALPETPSKIHKATHTQFQPAKIRGQRELGVPKRKNGEPKPKTQIVRTDPRVIAPTPGFKLSHFKADLPRKVTFVERPFSGRFAIRLKVKATADSIGRLPELTLHVGHRASGDYDPKKIMGRQMVDPAKGEHVIEFTGNIEDFPLGKKDGYYNGSGSHDVTHLSVYVWNTAEPKERYTRFTPLDEVDEPLIHLVSVEMEGPLLDGYPSETARNLFPPQPANLNEAAHIRQTLATFIGRAFRREARPEEVDNAFAAFGRFKKLTGDDQDAMRKTMATLLVSPKFLYLVEPSPEAKPKQARRLNAYELATRLSYFLWASMPDNELLALAANGQLLRPEVLKEQVTRMRKDAKFRRFARHFSHQWLGLPSLENVAINPKLHPDFTDATREALKEETLAFAEHVFAHDLSALNFVQSDFAMLNNTLAKHYDIANVHGSHFRPVKLAAQSARGGVLTQGSVLLMGSDGAESNPIYRGVWLRKRLFADPPPPPPPGAPPLEKKDDSKLSLKEQIAAHRENAACARCHNKIDPWGIAFEAYDPTGRLKATAFDASTILPDGAEIDGLQALQDYVLEKKSRDFAHGFVRRITGYALGRQLEYSDDPLVEQLTDNLIANEYRAGSLIEGLVTSAAFLTK is encoded by the coding sequence TTGGCATCACTTATTTTCCATCCACGCTTACGCGTTTTCGTCTGCTTACTTGGCTTTGTCCTGGGAGGGCTGTCGTCCGTTCAGGCCGAGCGCCCATCGCCGCTGCAGTCTTACAAAACCGATATTCTGCCGCTCATTCAAAAGCATTGCGTCCAATGCCACGGGCCGGAGAAACAGAAGGGCAAGTTTCGGATTGATACGCTCGGGGCAAATTTGCACGAAGGCGAAAGTGCCGGCTACTGGCATGAGGTGCTGGACCAGCTCAACGAAGGTGAGATGCCGCCAACGGACGAAAAGCAGCTGACCCAGACCGAGCTGAACCGCTTTACCGCCTGGCTGGAATCGGGTCTCAAACAAGCCGCCGCCAAGCGTTCAAGCACGGGCGGACGTCAACTCATGCGACGCATGAGCCAGTACGAGTACCAGTACACGCTGGAGGATTTACTGGGCGGCCGGCTCGATTACACCGCCCACATCCCCGGCGATCTCTCAGGCGAGGACGGCCTCATGACCAACGCCAAACACCTCGGCATGTCGCCCGTGCTCATGAACGGCTATATGGAAGTGGCGCTCATGGCGCTCGACGAAGCCCTGCCGGAGACGCCCAGCAAGATTCACAAGGCGACTCACACTCAATTCCAGCCCGCCAAGATTCGTGGCCAACGAGAATTGGGGGTTCCCAAACGCAAGAATGGCGAACCCAAGCCCAAGACCCAAATCGTACGGACCGATCCGCGCGTCATTGCGCCGACTCCCGGTTTCAAGCTCTCCCACTTCAAGGCGGACCTGCCGCGCAAGGTCACCTTCGTGGAACGCCCCTTTTCCGGTCGGTTCGCCATTCGCTTGAAGGTGAAGGCCACGGCGGATTCCATCGGTCGCCTGCCGGAGCTGACCCTTCACGTCGGCCACCGTGCCTCGGGCGATTACGACCCCAAGAAAATCATGGGCCGTCAAATGGTCGATCCCGCCAAGGGCGAACACGTCATTGAATTCACCGGCAACATCGAGGATTTCCCGCTCGGCAAAAAAGACGGCTACTACAATGGCAGCGGCAGTCACGATGTGACGCACCTGTCCGTGTACGTTTGGAACACCGCCGAGCCAAAGGAACGGTACACTCGGTTCACGCCACTCGACGAGGTGGACGAGCCATTGATCCATCTGGTGTCCGTGGAAATGGAAGGGCCGCTCTTGGACGGGTATCCCAGCGAGACGGCCAGAAACCTCTTCCCGCCCCAGCCGGCCAACCTCAATGAAGCCGCGCACATCCGGCAAACACTCGCCACCTTCATCGGCCGCGCCTTCCGCCGCGAAGCTCGTCCGGAGGAAGTAGACAACGCCTTCGCCGCTTTCGGACGTTTCAAAAAACTGACCGGCGACGACCAAGACGCCATGCGCAAGACGATGGCCACCCTGCTCGTCTCCCCGAAATTCCTCTACCTCGTGGAGCCCTCGCCTGAAGCCAAGCCCAAACAGGCCCGGCGGCTCAACGCCTATGAACTGGCCACCCGCCTCTCCTATTTTCTCTGGGCCTCCATGCCCGACAACGAATTGCTCGCCCTCGCCGCCAACGGTCAATTGCTGCGGCCCGAGGTCCTCAAGGAACAAGTTACGCGCATGCGCAAGGACGCCAAGTTCCGCCGGTTCGCCCGGCACTTCAGCCACCAATGGCTCGGCCTGCCGTCGCTGGAGAACGTCGCCATCAACCCCAAGCTGCACCCTGATTTCACTGACGCCACCCGCGAAGCGCTCAAGGAGGAAACCCTCGCCTTTGCCGAGCACGTTTTCGCCCACGACCTCAGCGCGCTGAATTTCGTTCAGTCGGACTTCGCCATGCTCAACAACACACTGGCCAAGCATTACGACATTGCAAACGTGCACGGCTCGCATTTTCGTCCCGTGAAGCTGGCCGCCCAATCCGCCCGCGGCGGCGTGCTCACGCAGGGCAGCGTGCTGCTCATGGGCAGTGACGGCGCCGAATCCAACCCCATCTACCGCGGCGTGTGGCTCCGCAAACGCCTCTTCGCCGATCCGCCGCCACCACCGCCGCCCGGCGCGCCGCCCTTGGAGAAGAAGGACGATTCCAAGCTCTCCCTCAAGGAACAGATCGCGGCGCACCGCGAGAACGCCGCCTGCGCCCGCTGCCACAACAAGATCGATCCGTGGGGCATTGCCTTCGAGGCCTACGATCCCACCGGCCGCCTCAAGGCCACCGCCTTCGATGCCTCCACCATTTTGCCCGACGGCGCGGAAATCGACGGACTACAGGCCCTGCAAGATTACGTGCTCGAAAAGAAATCGCGCGACTTCGCCCACGGCTTCGTCCGCCGCATCACCGGCTACGCGCTGGGCCGTCAACTTGAGTACTCCGATGATCCGCTCGTCGAACAACTCACCGACAATTTGATTGCCAACGAATATCGCGCCGGTAGCCTTATCGAAGGTCTGGTCACCAGCGCCGCTTTTCTCACCAAATAG
- a CDS encoding DUF1552 domain-containing protein — protein sequence MKKSWHLSRREVLRGLGGISLGLPFLEAMAATAPKQATAPKRLACMFFPNGVTLPKENDPHHAEWHWFPKGEGKGFKLNKSTESFEPHRNDITFLSGLSHPAGRHMAGHGVSDVFLTAGPVDANSYQNTVSFDQLVAEKNGRDTRLPFLPLSVGGGVGTLGRTHTLSYTKTGQPIPAESNIRRCFNLMFGQEKDSLDKARRELLVRKSMLDGVLEDSRSLKTRLNAADRSTLDNYLDSVRQQEQRIQRLESWLDRPKAEVAETSLSIDATSANMQDYVRAFYDLMFHAFRTDTTRVITHMLGIEGGGSKSDHFPTALGLDAHHALSHRRKTSFKDWGVWDKFMNENFAYLLKQLSEAPEGEGSVLDNTLIMYGCSTSTTHLARNYPLILAGGKNMGLQHGHFRKFDEDKVRLADMYVTLLNTLGVETQQFGDSTRELNEILQA from the coding sequence ATGAAAAAGTCCTGGCACCTTTCCCGTCGTGAAGTCCTCCGAGGCTTGGGCGGCATCTCCCTGGGCCTGCCGTTTCTGGAGGCCATGGCGGCGACCGCGCCCAAGCAAGCCACCGCGCCCAAGCGTCTGGCCTGCATGTTTTTCCCCAACGGCGTCACCCTGCCCAAGGAGAATGACCCGCACCACGCCGAGTGGCATTGGTTCCCCAAGGGAGAGGGCAAGGGCTTTAAGCTGAACAAGTCCACCGAATCGTTCGAGCCGCACCGAAACGACATCACGTTCCTATCCGGCCTCTCCCATCCCGCCGGACGGCACATGGCCGGCCATGGTGTTTCCGACGTCTTTCTCACCGCCGGCCCCGTGGATGCCAACTCTTACCAGAACACCGTTTCCTTTGACCAACTTGTGGCGGAGAAAAATGGCCGCGACACCCGCCTGCCGTTCCTGCCGCTCTCCGTCGGCGGCGGCGTCGGCACGCTTGGCCGCACCCACACCCTCTCCTACACCAAGACCGGCCAACCCATTCCCGCCGAGAGCAACATTCGCCGCTGCTTTAACCTCATGTTCGGTCAGGAAAAGGATAGCCTCGATAAGGCGCGGCGCGAATTACTTGTGCGCAAGAGCATGCTCGACGGTGTGCTGGAGGATTCCCGCTCGCTGAAGACCCGCCTCAATGCCGCCGACCGGAGCACGCTCGACAACTACCTCGACTCCGTTCGCCAACAGGAGCAACGCATCCAGCGTCTCGAAAGCTGGCTCGACCGCCCCAAGGCTGAAGTCGCCGAGACGTCACTCAGCATCGACGCCACCAGCGCTAACATGCAGGACTACGTCCGGGCCTTTTACGATCTTATGTTCCACGCCTTCCGCACCGACACCACGCGTGTCATCACGCACATGCTCGGCATCGAAGGCGGCGGCTCCAAGTCCGACCATTTCCCCACCGCCCTCGGCCTCGACGCCCATCACGCCCTGAGTCACCGCCGCAAAACCTCCTTCAAGGACTGGGGTGTTTGGGACAAATTCATGAACGAAAACTTCGCCTACCTCCTGAAGCAACTCTCGGAAGCCCCCGAAGGCGAAGGCAGCGTGCTCGACAACACGCTGATTATGTACGGCTGCTCCACCAGCACCACGCACCTAGCGCGGAACTACCCGCTGATCCTTGCCGGCGGCAAGAACATGGGCCTGCAACACGGCCACTTCCGCAAGTTCGACGAGGACAAAGTCCGCCTCGCCGACATGTACGTCACCCTGCTCAACACCCTCGGCGTGGAGACCCAGCAGTTCGGCGACAGCACCCGCGAGCTAAACGAGATTCTGCAGGCGTAG
- a CDS encoding beta-propeller fold lactonase family protein, with the protein MKIISLFVSVFLLSFMAEAEGFRVFAPSSKSGTLWIVKATPKGKGLQLQVERKVALGLSGRVITAHPVKPLLYVTATGGDPGKVPGAVVSLSAKGAYEKHVPVQFNDGACYLSVDRGHKHLLGVSYGNGRLHVYPLDKDGVPGKSVATVDEGINAAHCVLVSPDNRNLYIPYVKGNLALLQYRYNGDTGAITALEPKDARTPEGTGPRHMAYHPKLPMVYFTNEQGIGLSTYWRQANGQLKIEQDLTVLPQGMSKMGLSASDLVITPDGKFLFGGLRGHRQDFDRVSRYRVLENGHAEFLGLTESDKIPWGFALSPDGKYLLVTATTGATLTAYRISATGDLTRAATLKWDAGISDLVAR; encoded by the coding sequence ATGAAGATCATCTCGTTATTCGTTTCCGTTTTCCTTTTGTCATTCATGGCGGAGGCCGAGGGGTTCCGCGTGTTTGCTCCAAGCTCGAAGTCCGGCACGTTGTGGATCGTGAAAGCAACACCGAAGGGAAAAGGACTACAGTTGCAGGTGGAACGCAAAGTAGCTCTGGGCTTGTCGGGCCGCGTGATCACTGCGCATCCGGTCAAGCCGTTGCTGTACGTGACGGCGACCGGTGGGGATCCGGGCAAGGTGCCGGGCGCCGTGGTGTCGTTGTCGGCCAAGGGCGCGTATGAAAAGCACGTGCCCGTGCAGTTCAATGACGGTGCCTGTTACCTGAGCGTGGATCGCGGGCACAAACATCTATTGGGCGTGAGCTACGGCAACGGACGGTTGCATGTGTATCCGCTGGATAAGGACGGCGTGCCCGGCAAGTCGGTGGCGACGGTGGATGAAGGGATCAATGCGGCGCATTGCGTGTTGGTGTCGCCGGATAATCGGAATTTGTATATCCCGTATGTGAAAGGGAATCTCGCGTTATTGCAGTATCGTTACAACGGCGACACGGGCGCGATCACGGCCTTGGAGCCGAAGGATGCCCGCACGCCGGAGGGGACGGGGCCACGTCACATGGCGTATCATCCAAAATTGCCGATGGTGTATTTCACCAACGAACAGGGCATTGGGCTTTCGACGTATTGGCGCCAGGCCAATGGGCAGTTGAAGATTGAACAGGACCTCACGGTGCTGCCGCAGGGGATGTCCAAGATGGGCCTGAGCGCGTCGGATTTGGTGATCACGCCGGACGGCAAGTTTCTCTTCGGCGGCCTGCGCGGGCATCGGCAGGATTTCGACCGAGTCAGCCGCTATCGCGTGCTGGAGAACGGACACGCGGAATTTCTTGGGCTGACGGAATCGGACAAGATTCCTTGGGGCTTCGCGTTGTCGCCGGATGGAAAATATCTGCTGGTGACCGCCACCACCGGCGCAACCCTGACGGCCTACCGTATTTCCGCCACCGGCGATCTCACCCGCGCGGCCACGCTCAAGTGGGACGCGGGCATTTCGGACTTGGTGGCGCGCTAA
- a CDS encoding alpha/beta hydrolase: MKQRFLSILMLFSFALVPNLLADAASKTAKKKKPQPELPASVEVLKDIEYAAPKGISLKLDLYRPKAAKEPVPVIVFVHGGGWKNGNKDRGRRGVWMVPYGFAIASINYRLIDKGQWPDQINDCYAAVRWVRENAKKYNLDDQRVGCWGTSAGGHLVALMGTRPFSGAEKTSSRVQAVMDWYGPSELLTMPPNNVGNGRTEADIAQSNGAKLLGATVREVPKLAKDASALDNVSRGDAPFLIMHGTADKGVPLVQSEKLDAKLRAHGVESTLLALEGAGHGGPEFITPEAKKITLDFFTKHLKR; the protein is encoded by the coding sequence ATGAAACAACGATTCCTCTCAATCCTGATGCTGTTCTCATTCGCTTTGGTCCCCAACTTGTTGGCGGATGCTGCATCGAAAACAGCCAAGAAAAAGAAACCCCAACCGGAACTGCCGGCCTCGGTGGAGGTGTTGAAGGACATTGAGTACGCCGCGCCGAAGGGGATTTCTTTGAAGCTGGATTTGTATCGGCCCAAGGCGGCCAAGGAACCGGTGCCGGTGATTGTGTTTGTGCATGGTGGCGGGTGGAAGAACGGCAACAAGGATCGTGGCCGGCGCGGGGTCTGGATGGTGCCGTACGGGTTTGCCATTGCGTCGATCAACTATCGCCTGATCGACAAGGGCCAGTGGCCGGATCAGATCAATGACTGTTACGCCGCGGTGCGTTGGGTGCGGGAGAATGCCAAGAAATACAATCTCGATGATCAGCGTGTCGGTTGCTGGGGCACCTCGGCCGGCGGACATCTGGTGGCACTGATGGGCACGCGCCCGTTTTCCGGTGCGGAGAAGACCTCCAGTCGGGTACAGGCGGTGATGGACTGGTATGGTCCAAGCGAATTGCTAACGATGCCGCCAAACAACGTGGGCAACGGCCGCACTGAGGCGGACATCGCACAATCCAACGGCGCGAAGTTGCTTGGGGCCACTGTGCGGGAGGTGCCGAAGCTCGCCAAGGACGCCAGTGCGTTAGACAACGTGAGCCGAGGGGATGCGCCCTTTCTGATTATGCACGGCACGGCGGATAAAGGCGTGCCGCTGGTGCAAAGCGAGAAGCTGGACGCCAAGCTGCGGGCGCACGGGGTGGAGTCCACGCTGTTGGCGTTGGAAGGCGCTGGTCATGGTGGGCCGGAATTTATCACGCCGGAAGCCAAGAAGATTACCCTCGATTTTTTCACGAAACACCTGAAGCGCTAA
- a CDS encoding ThuA domain-containing protein, with translation MDGRNNHNWKVTTDALQATLQATGRFQVTVSTVPESLTVDGPREPRTENPAIKARFQKAKTLYTELVAPARKREAEAWQHWRPDFAAHDCVILNYNGPMWPEPVQKAFVKYVHGGGGVLLIHGANNAFVNWDAFNDMIGMGWRKAPFGQAIKVEAETGKPFADPQAGNSAHGSKHAFAVTVRAANHPIMRGVPPVWLHARDELYHHMRGPAKNLTVLSSAFSDPKQSGTGQHEPITWEVTYGQGRTIVTSMGHFYKGDSIWDALYCVGFQTIVARSCEYLATGKVSLPVPEGFPSRDETSLSPPHQVRWTQPEPEALAKARAEANRKKAANPYCVLTPEEELATFDLAPGFVAELVAAEPQIEEPVLTVWDANGALYVAEMRSYMQDENGKGTKTLRNGRIKRLEDTDGDGRMDRVTTFVEGLNLPRMILPLDDWIAVRETDTMDVIAYRDTNGDGVADEKKPLFEYGPRSRNGPNTSVEHQDSGLVWNLDNWIYITYNMERYRFTDGTWRPQSQPSHWTQWGLTYDNAGRLFWIDNTHPLKAAQMHPKYWLTPRRLSNKLPAGDLVTLGNPYTPAFMNVESLCLLNDRGGPAAKVRAFTSACGQSVFRGDKLPSAARGDYFFCDPTIHVVRRAKVGFEQGKLMLTKAEPGTAEFLRSPDINSRFVNTATGPDGTLYVTDMYRGIIQDAPWMNPNARKFTAESGLAANRLRGRIWRIRHRDFKPGSKPRMLQETTAELVRHLQHANGWWRDTAQRLILLRPDRETVIPLLESTAMFTQNPLGRLHALWTLEGMDAVSDAVLDSLLTDRQPLLRTAAIQVAEGNLEAHLDRLKPLGAERDPRVVEQLVLTLGTLDDPAAEALIQQTAQRHMADRGVMQAVTVSLWGKKDQPLPKAVADGSAFAKLPVASRTTVSANWKGALANWDRGLDFPESMPNEMRKYITGGERQYYEHCITCHGPDGKGVPVLGTELQLAPSLADSKRVGGDPSQLIPAMLHGLTGPIEGKTYAGGFMAPAASLGITRDDRLAELLSYLRFAWGRKAPPITKDEVNRLRKQYQSRTTPWTDAELKQLKP, from the coding sequence GTGGATGGGCGCAACAACCACAACTGGAAGGTCACCACCGACGCCCTGCAGGCGACGCTCCAAGCAACCGGCCGATTTCAGGTGACGGTGTCCACCGTGCCGGAATCATTGACCGTGGATGGACCTCGTGAGCCACGGACGGAGAACCCGGCGATCAAAGCGCGTTTTCAAAAAGCGAAAACGCTGTACACCGAACTGGTCGCGCCGGCGCGAAAACGCGAGGCCGAGGCTTGGCAGCATTGGCGGCCGGATTTCGCCGCGCACGATTGTGTGATCCTGAATTACAACGGCCCAATGTGGCCGGAGCCGGTGCAAAAGGCGTTCGTCAAATACGTGCATGGCGGTGGCGGCGTATTGCTGATTCATGGTGCCAATAACGCGTTTGTCAATTGGGACGCGTTTAATGACATGATCGGTATGGGATGGCGTAAGGCCCCTTTCGGTCAGGCGATCAAGGTGGAGGCGGAGACAGGGAAGCCTTTTGCGGATCCTCAGGCCGGCAATTCTGCGCATGGCTCCAAGCACGCCTTTGCGGTGACCGTACGGGCGGCCAATCATCCGATCATGCGTGGTGTACCCCCGGTGTGGCTGCATGCGCGCGACGAACTCTATCATCACATGCGCGGTCCGGCGAAAAATCTGACCGTCCTTTCCAGCGCCTTTTCCGATCCCAAACAAAGCGGTACTGGCCAGCACGAGCCGATCACCTGGGAAGTGACTTACGGACAGGGCCGTACAATCGTGACGTCCATGGGGCATTTTTACAAAGGCGATAGCATTTGGGATGCGCTGTATTGCGTGGGCTTTCAGACGATTGTCGCGCGCAGTTGCGAATACCTTGCCACGGGCAAGGTGTCTTTGCCGGTTCCGGAAGGATTCCCCAGTCGGGATGAGACGAGCCTGAGCCCACCGCATCAAGTGCGCTGGACCCAGCCGGAACCGGAGGCTCTGGCTAAAGCGCGTGCTGAGGCGAACCGGAAGAAGGCAGCTAACCCATATTGCGTACTCACGCCTGAAGAGGAATTGGCGACATTTGATCTAGCCCCGGGCTTTGTGGCGGAACTGGTTGCTGCCGAACCGCAGATTGAGGAGCCTGTACTCACGGTCTGGGATGCCAATGGCGCGTTGTACGTGGCCGAGATGCGCAGCTACATGCAGGACGAAAACGGCAAGGGCACCAAGACTCTGCGCAACGGCCGCATCAAGCGGTTGGAGGACACCGATGGCGACGGCCGCATGGACCGAGTGACGACCTTTGTGGAGGGCCTCAATCTGCCGCGCATGATTCTGCCCTTGGACGACTGGATCGCTGTGCGCGAAACTGACACGATGGACGTGATCGCCTATCGCGATACCAATGGCGACGGGGTGGCTGATGAAAAGAAACCGCTCTTCGAATATGGCCCGCGCAGCCGCAACGGCCCCAACACCTCCGTGGAGCATCAGGATTCCGGGTTGGTGTGGAATCTCGATAACTGGATTTACATCACCTACAACATGGAACGTTACCGGTTCACCGACGGGACATGGCGGCCGCAGTCGCAGCCCAGTCATTGGACGCAGTGGGGGCTCACGTACGACAACGCCGGTCGTTTGTTTTGGATTGATAACACCCATCCGCTCAAGGCTGCGCAGATGCATCCCAAGTATTGGCTTACGCCGCGTCGGCTCAGTAATAAACTGCCCGCTGGCGATCTGGTCACGCTGGGTAATCCCTATACGCCGGCGTTTATGAACGTCGAAAGCCTTTGCCTCCTCAATGATCGAGGCGGACCCGCGGCTAAGGTGCGCGCGTTTACTTCCGCCTGCGGGCAGAGTGTGTTTCGCGGAGATAAATTACCGTCGGCCGCGCGCGGTGATTATTTCTTCTGCGACCCCACCATCCACGTTGTGCGTCGGGCGAAGGTGGGGTTTGAGCAGGGCAAACTCATGCTCACCAAGGCCGAGCCGGGTACGGCGGAATTCCTGCGCTCGCCGGATATCAATAGTCGGTTTGTAAACACGGCCACCGGCCCGGATGGCACGTTGTATGTCACGGACATGTACCGCGGCATCATTCAGGATGCGCCCTGGATGAATCCCAACGCGCGCAAGTTTACGGCCGAATCCGGTTTGGCCGCGAACCGATTGCGCGGGCGCATCTGGCGGATTCGCCATCGTGACTTCAAGCCGGGGTCAAAGCCGCGCATGCTGCAGGAAACCACCGCCGAACTTGTTCGCCATTTGCAGCATGCCAACGGGTGGTGGCGCGACACCGCCCAGCGGCTCATCTTGCTGCGACCGGATCGGGAAACGGTCATTCCGTTGCTCGAATCCACCGCGATGTTTACGCAAAATCCACTCGGCCGCCTGCACGCGCTTTGGACGTTGGAGGGCATGGATGCTGTGTCCGATGCTGTGCTGGATTCCTTGCTCACCGATCGCCAACCGCTGTTGCGGACGGCCGCCATTCAGGTTGCCGAGGGAAATTTGGAGGCCCATCTCGATCGCCTGAAACCACTGGGTGCCGAGCGCGATCCACGCGTGGTGGAGCAACTTGTGCTCACGTTGGGCACCCTCGATGATCCCGCCGCTGAGGCGCTCATTCAGCAAACAGCTCAGCGTCACATGGCCGATCGGGGCGTGATGCAGGCGGTGACCGTCTCGCTCTGGGGTAAAAAGGATCAACCGCTGCCCAAGGCGGTGGCCGATGGCAGCGCGTTTGCCAAACTGCCCGTGGCTAGCCGCACGACGGTGAGTGCCAATTGGAAGGGCGCGTTGGCCAACTGGGATCGTGGACTGGATTTCCCGGAGTCGATGCCCAACGAGATGCGGAAATATATCACCGGCGGCGAGCGACAGTATTATGAGCACTGCATCACCTGCCACGGGCCCGATGGCAAGGGCGTGCCGGTCTTGGGCACAGAATTACAGTTGGCGCCCTCGCTGGCGGATTCCAAACGCGTTGGGGGCGATCCCTCCCAACTCATACCCGCCATGCTCCACGGACTCACCGGTCCGATCGAAGGCAAAACCTACGCCGGCGGTTTCATGGCCCCGGCCGCGTCACTGGGGATCACCCGCGATGATCGGCTGGCGGAGCTGCTGAGCTACCTCCGGTTTGCCTGGGGCCGGAAGGCCCCTCCGATTACGAAGGACGAGGTGAATCGGCTTCGCAAACAATACCAATCCCGCACCACGCCGTGGACGGATGCGGAGCTGAAGCAACTCAAACCATGA
- a CDS encoding sulfatase-like hydrolase/transferase, with product MKHFFCLLLLSGMLSLASAETRPNIVLVMADDHGYGDTGFTGHPFVQTPHLDAMAKVGVVFNRFYASAPVCSPTRASVMTGRHPFRVNVPNHGHYLRPHETTVAEALGSAGYVTGHFGKWHIGSVQAESPTSPGGAGFDEWLSGLNFFDNDPYLSRNGEYGQFKGPGSVIAMDATIEFLGKHAKGDKPIFAVTWFPSPHDPQAELPQGLPNAATLYNDEDTKKPGYFREITLLDQQIGKLRKSLRQLGIAENTLLFYCSDNGGLVTESSGGRARKGSIYEGGLRVPAVMEWPAKYKAKTVDTPAFTSDLYPTLVALAGAKVAHQPRLDGIDLEPVIAGKRTERPPMGFWHGHTSGQSTWNDRIIKALFEAKQAGQPNPHPERVLKNVNQFPTFGADARRGHAAWNAWPWKLHRMEKNGKVTIELYHLIDDPMEAKNLSAAEPKRTAQMRKALEAWQQSVLSSWSGADYRK from the coding sequence ATGAAACACTTCTTCTGCCTTCTCCTGTTGAGCGGCATGTTGTCTTTGGCCTCCGCCGAGACGCGCCCGAACATCGTGCTGGTGATGGCCGACGATCATGGCTACGGCGACACGGGCTTTACCGGTCATCCGTTTGTCCAGACGCCGCACCTCGATGCCATGGCCAAGGTGGGCGTGGTGTTCAATCGGTTTTACGCCAGTGCGCCCGTGTGTTCGCCGACGCGCGCCAGCGTGATGACCGGCCGTCATCCGTTTCGCGTCAACGTGCCCAATCACGGGCATTACCTGCGACCGCATGAGACCACGGTGGCTGAGGCGCTCGGGAGCGCCGGATATGTCACCGGCCATTTCGGGAAATGGCACATCGGTTCGGTGCAGGCGGAGAGTCCCACGAGTCCGGGAGGCGCCGGGTTTGATGAATGGTTGTCGGGCTTGAACTTTTTCGACAACGATCCTTACCTGAGTCGGAACGGCGAATACGGGCAGTTCAAAGGGCCCGGCTCGGTGATCGCCATGGATGCGACCATCGAGTTTCTCGGCAAACACGCCAAAGGCGATAAGCCGATCTTTGCCGTAACTTGGTTTCCATCTCCGCACGATCCGCAGGCGGAGCTACCGCAAGGCCTGCCGAATGCCGCCACGCTTTATAATGACGAGGACACCAAGAAGCCCGGCTACTTCCGCGAGATCACGCTGCTGGATCAGCAGATCGGGAAACTGCGGAAGAGCCTGCGTCAGTTGGGCATTGCCGAGAATACGCTGTTGTTTTACTGCAGCGACAACGGCGGACTGGTGACCGAATCCTCCGGGGGGCGGGCGAGGAAAGGGAGCATTTACGAAGGCGGCCTGCGTGTGCCCGCGGTGATGGAATGGCCGGCAAAGTACAAGGCGAAGACCGTCGACACGCCGGCATTCACTTCCGATCTGTACCCCACGCTCGTCGCTCTGGCCGGCGCCAAGGTAGCGCATCAACCGCGGCTCGATGGGATCGACCTAGAGCCGGTGATCGCCGGAAAACGCACCGAGCGTCCGCCGATGGGTTTCTGGCACGGGCACACGTCGGGGCAAAGCACTTGGAACGACCGCATCATCAAGGCTCTGTTTGAGGCCAAACAAGCGGGCCAACCCAATCCGCATCCCGAGCGTGTTCTGAAGAACGTGAATCAATTTCCCACCTTCGGCGCGGACGCCCGACGCGGTCATGCCGCTTGGAATGCTTGGCCGTGGAAACTGCATCGGATGGAGAAAAACGGGAAGGTCACCATCGAGTTGTATCATTTGATTGATGACCCGATGGAGGCGAAGAATCTCAGCGCCGCCGAGCCGAAACGCACGGCCCAGATGCGCAAGGCGCTCGAAGCATGGCAGCAGTCCGTACTATCCAGTTGGTCTGGGGCGGATTACCGGAAATAG